A stretch of DNA from Desulfobulbaceae bacterium:
AATAACAGTCGCCACTGTAAAAAGCAGCAGATCTCAGATTTAATAGAAAAAAAGACGCGCGTCGTTGAAACTGGCTAACTCAAAACACCCAGAACTACCTTCGTTCAATAACGATTAGTCAGTTCGCAAACCAGTTTTCAACAATCAAAACTACCATATTGGCGCTGTCGAAACCTAAAAAAAGGAACGATCATGAGCAAGAGAACATTTCAACCAAGCAATATTAAACGCCACCGATCCCATGGTTTTCGTGCACGCATGCGCACTAAAGCTGGCCGAGCAATAATTAATCGTAGACGTGCAAGAGGCCGCCAGCGTCTAGCATTATAAGAAACTGCGTGGCACCCGCGGAGATGAAAGCATCTTTGCCGAAACACTGCCTGCTCACCAAGCCCTGGCAATATAATCATGTATATTCTCGAGGCAAAAGAGTTCACGGCAATAATGTTACCTTCATTTATACCATAAATGAACTTCAGCATGATCGGCTAGGTGTTAGCATCAGTGGGAAAAAACTGGCGATCAGGCGCAACAGGATCAAAAGGCTCATCAAAGAATTTTACCGGTTAAACCGCACGTTCCCATCTCTTATGGCTTCAAAAGCTTCAGGAACCGGCGTTGATCTGGTGGTGGCAACCAGCAAAAAATTTGAGCCACGTGGAATCAGTGACATCCAGAGCGCTTTTTCCCGTTTCATTCAACATACGCCGACTTTGAAGCAAGCGGGCCCCAATAGCCTTTGCACTTGAGAACTCAAAATGTGAAAACACTTTGTCTCAGTATAATCCGTTGCTATCAAAAATATATATCTCCATTTTTT
This window harbors:
- the rpmH gene encoding 50S ribosomal protein L34, encoding MSKRTFQPSNIKRHRSHGFRARMRTKAGRAIINRRRARGRQRLAL
- the rnpA gene encoding ribonuclease P protein component yields the protein MKASLPKHCLLTKPWQYNHVYSRGKRVHGNNVTFIYTINELQHDRLGVSISGKKLAIRRNRIKRLIKEFYRLNRTFPSLMASKASGTGVDLVVATSKKFEPRGISDIQSAFSRFIQHTPTLKQAGPNSLCT